The proteins below come from a single Hydrogenobacter sp. genomic window:
- a CDS encoding glycosyltransferase family 2 protein produces the protein MLSVLIRARNEEKNIQRAIKSAQPIADEIIVLDSGSKDNTVVLAKELGAKVFFKEWEGYSKQLNYGLSLCQGEWVLVLDADEELTQDLRSSIKRAIASQEYQVYMLNRRTYYLGRFLSHAWQPEWRVRLFKKEAVRFEGELHERAIYSGKAGKLKGYLNHYSFKSLHHHYIKSIEYAKIMARSMKREGKDFKLYNLLINPLWDAFKVYFLKLGFLDGVRGLSVAFSTFFYVFLKYLFLLELELEERYGEELWK, from the coding sequence ATGCTCTCCGTTCTTATCCGTGCAAGGAACGAGGAAAAAAACATACAAAGAGCGATAAAGAGCGCTCAACCTATAGCTGATGAAATAATAGTACTGGATTCGGGTTCAAAGGACAACACGGTAGTGTTGGCAAAAGAGCTTGGCGCTAAGGTGTTTTTTAAGGAATGGGAAGGTTACTCCAAACAGCTCAATTACGGACTAAGCTTGTGTCAAGGTGAGTGGGTACTTGTTCTGGATGCGGACGAAGAGCTGACTCAAGATCTAAGATCATCAATAAAACGGGCAATAGCCTCCCAAGAGTACCAAGTGTACATGCTAAACAGGAGAACTTACTATTTAGGGAGGTTTTTGTCCCACGCTTGGCAACCCGAATGGAGGGTAAGACTCTTTAAAAAAGAAGCAGTACGCTTTGAGGGGGAACTTCACGAAAGAGCCATTTACTCTGGCAAAGCGGGAAAGCTAAAGGGATACCTCAATCACTACTCTTTTAAGAGCCTCCATCATCACTATATCAAATCCATAGAGTATGCAAAAATCATGGCAAGGAGCATGAAAAGAGAGGGAAAAGACTTTAAACTGTATAACCTACTGATTAACCCACTTTGGGATGCTTTTAAGGTTTATTTTCTGAAGCTTGGCTTCCTTGATGGAGTGCGAGGACTTTCTGTTGCTTTCTCAACGTTCTTTTACGTATTTTTAAAGTATCTCTTTTTGTTGGAGCTGGAACTTGAAGAAAGGTATGGAGAAGAGTTATGGAAGTGA
- a CDS encoding glutamine-synthetase adenylyltransferase, whose product MFPVEWWQLAERRLVNPQRAKESLEELLKRHRNPQTLINYLNQRRFTLLLELLDHSDCIRKFLINHPEDFQNTIPGLWYVTKRKEDYLKELRELITDSLPEDEFSKRLAYYRHRELMRILSKEILKTAKLEDLLVEYSHLPDAMLELAYERAFREFSEFYGKPIEENNREATGCVVALGKLGSFELNYYSDIDIMFLHSSDKGFAGKLSLNEFFSKVFQKVFTLMSNVTPEGKPYEVDLDLRPFGRSGPISMSLRSAELYYESYGRIWERFALLRARFSAGDEDLYQSFERDVRIPFVFKRSVDYKIIEEVQFIKAQILAQAKRQTYEAVNIKLCEGGIRELEFAVQSLVLLLGGKFPFLRESNTFKAIWRLNQKGVFSNEEAKFLEEAYEFLRKIEHRVQTYRCIQTQKLTKEDIPIIAKMMGYEPEEFEKKIGIYTKGVSNIFKSVIPSGEEKEPEPIQQAILTEDFVHAKEILSKLGFKNPVRTYNILLSYVHGREGINLSNYERKKLLEMLPKIVSYMSASPDPDETLNNFDKFFSNPTGRKVILSPSKEDVIKILCKVFSLSSYLSTLVSRNPDLVEDLLTLYQDFPEESLLQEEFEKYESTLKLSLENTFRRFKKVWEVRISLVYLAKKDDKYAKLKDFFKSLTDLADFIMKKLWEKLDLFRENMTLIALGKYGSSELSIGSDLDLVFVGRDHRDERVSLVQNFIRFLTTHTREGYLYDVDFRLRPMGTKGQLIPSLDFYKEYFSKYARTWERLAWTRCRYIAGDQDLYDHFELILENFLFDKPMGKEQKEDIKTIRSALEAQAKKGAETIDLKFAPGGIIDGEFLAQYFIILERMREPSMIKAYEKLVEKHPILKKAYEHYMFLRLVETRLRLSKERGTSVLSAQDITKIANSLSMDRDEFLEDLKLRMREMREIFLEVFE is encoded by the coding sequence ATGTTTCCTGTTGAGTGGTGGCAACTTGCTGAGCGTAGGCTTGTGAATCCACAAAGGGCAAAAGAAAGCTTAGAAGAACTTTTGAAAAGACACAGAAATCCTCAAACTTTGATAAATTACCTCAATCAAAGGAGGTTTACCTTACTCCTTGAACTGCTTGATCACTCAGACTGCATAAGAAAGTTCCTCATAAATCATCCTGAGGACTTTCAAAACACTATACCCGGACTCTGGTATGTGACCAAGAGGAAAGAAGACTACCTGAAAGAATTGAGAGAACTCATTACCGATAGCCTACCAGAAGATGAGTTTTCAAAGAGGCTTGCCTACTACAGACACAGGGAACTTATGAGGATACTTTCCAAGGAGATACTAAAAACGGCAAAACTTGAGGATCTTCTTGTAGAGTACTCTCACCTCCCTGATGCCATGCTTGAGCTTGCTTATGAAAGAGCCTTCAGAGAATTTAGCGAGTTTTATGGAAAGCCTATTGAAGAAAACAATAGAGAGGCAACCGGATGTGTGGTAGCCCTGGGTAAGCTTGGAAGCTTTGAACTCAATTACTACTCGGATATAGATATAATGTTTCTGCACTCTTCGGATAAGGGTTTTGCGGGAAAGCTAAGCCTGAACGAGTTTTTTTCCAAAGTATTTCAAAAGGTTTTTACTCTAATGAGCAATGTTACACCTGAAGGGAAACCCTACGAGGTGGATCTGGATCTTAGACCCTTTGGAAGATCGGGACCCATAAGTATGTCTTTGAGAAGTGCGGAGCTTTATTACGAGTCTTATGGAAGGATATGGGAAAGATTTGCGCTTCTGCGGGCAAGGTTTTCAGCAGGTGATGAAGATCTCTATCAGAGTTTTGAAAGGGATGTCAGGATACCTTTCGTTTTTAAGAGATCCGTTGATTACAAGATCATAGAGGAGGTTCAATTTATAAAGGCTCAGATCTTGGCACAAGCAAAAAGGCAGACATATGAAGCTGTGAATATAAAGCTTTGCGAGGGAGGAATAAGAGAGCTTGAGTTTGCCGTTCAATCTTTAGTACTTTTGCTTGGCGGAAAGTTCCCTTTTCTGAGAGAGAGCAACACCTTTAAAGCCATATGGAGATTGAATCAGAAAGGCGTATTTTCCAATGAAGAAGCTAAGTTTCTTGAGGAAGCTTACGAGTTTTTGAGAAAGATAGAGCATAGAGTTCAAACCTACAGGTGCATACAAACGCAGAAACTTACAAAAGAAGATATCCCTATAATAGCCAAAATGATGGGATACGAACCTGAAGAATTTGAAAAAAAGATCGGCATTTACACAAAAGGTGTAAGTAACATCTTCAAAAGCGTGATACCTTCAGGCGAAGAGAAAGAACCCGAACCTATACAACAAGCTATACTGACAGAAGATTTCGTGCATGCTAAAGAGATCCTCTCTAAACTTGGTTTTAAAAATCCAGTAAGGACTTACAACATACTCCTCAGTTATGTACACGGCAGGGAGGGTATAAACCTTTCCAATTACGAAAGAAAAAAACTCCTTGAAATGCTACCCAAAATAGTTTCGTATATGTCGGCTTCACCGGATCCGGACGAGACACTCAATAACTTTGACAAATTCTTTTCTAATCCAACGGGAAGAAAGGTAATTCTAAGTCCATCAAAGGAGGACGTTATAAAAATACTTTGTAAAGTCTTTTCCCTCTCTTCCTATCTTTCTACACTTGTGAGCAGAAATCCTGATCTCGTTGAGGACCTTTTGACTCTTTATCAGGATTTTCCGGAAGAGAGCCTCCTTCAAGAGGAATTTGAAAAATACGAAAGTACGCTCAAACTGAGCCTTGAAAACACCTTCAGAAGATTCAAAAAGGTTTGGGAGGTAAGAATAAGCCTCGTTTACCTCGCTAAAAAAGATGATAAATACGCAAAGCTGAAAGACTTCTTCAAAAGCCTCACAGATCTTGCAGACTTCATTATGAAAAAGCTGTGGGAAAAGCTGGATCTGTTTAGAGAAAATATGACACTAATAGCTTTGGGAAAGTATGGAAGTTCAGAGCTTAGCATAGGCTCGGATCTTGATCTCGTCTTTGTAGGAAGGGATCACAGAGATGAGAGGGTAAGCCTCGTACAAAACTTCATAAGGTTCTTAACTACTCACACAAGGGAAGGTTACCTTTACGATGTAGATTTCAGGCTTAGACCCATGGGGACAAAGGGGCAACTCATACCTTCTTTAGACTTTTACAAAGAGTATTTTTCAAAGTATGCCAGAACCTGGGAGAGACTCGCATGGACCAGATGTAGATATATAGCTGGAGATCAAGATCTTTACGACCACTTTGAGCTTATTCTTGAGAATTTTCTCTTTGATAAGCCTATGGGGAAAGAACAAAAAGAGGATATAAAGACCATCAGATCTGCCCTTGAGGCGCAAGCTAAAAAAGGTGCTGAGACTATAGACCTGAAGTTCGCTCCAGGCGGTATAATTGACGGCGAGTTTCTGGCACAGTACTTTATAATTCTTGAAAGGATGAGAGAACCTTCTATGATAAAGGCTTACGAGAAGTTAGTGGAGAAGCACCCCATTCTCAAAAAGGCTTACGAACATTACATGTTTTTGAGACTTGTAGAGACAAGACTTAGACTCTCCAAAGAAAGGGGAACATCCGTTCTCAGCGCGCAGGATATTACAAAGATCGCAAACTCCTTAAGCATGGATAGAGACGAGTTTCTTGAGGATCTCAAGCTTAGAATGAGGGAGATGAGAGAGATATTTTTGGAGGTCTTTGAATAA
- the metG gene encoding methionine--tRNA ligase: MKFYVTTPIYYVNDIPHIGHAYTTIAADTLARFYRQRGYDVFFLTGTDEHGLKIQKSAEEKGISPKELADQNAENFKKLWEFMKISYDRFIRTTDEEHVRFVQEMFIKSYERGDIYKGEYEGYYCVGCEEFKPESELLDGNICPIHLRPCEYLKEPSYFFRLSKYGEELLRLYEWHQDFIMPEYRKNEVVSFVKQGLKDLSVTRPTARVRWGIEVPFDKEQTIYVWFDALFNYISALWDRPHYWPADLHLVGKDILRFHAVYWPAFLMSVGYQVPERIFAHGWWKVEGKKMSKSLGNVIDPYRMVKDYGLDEMRYFLLREVPFGQDGDITQEGLRNRLTGELSNEIGNLFSRVSAMLIRYTGGSASGEKDRVYEVFCREVIRDYEQRMKNLDFYNALEAVLKLSSFLNKYVDEKAPWSLAKSDEGKLRSILYNLTDGLFVLAYLLQPFMPEKMETVVKNMSLGKVVKNIEPYTFSSYTLKEKLLLFPRRI, encoded by the coding sequence ATGAAGTTTTACGTAACTACACCCATATATTACGTGAACGATATACCCCATATCGGGCATGCTTATACCACTATAGCTGCGGACACTCTGGCAAGGTTTTACAGGCAAAGGGGATACGATGTTTTTTTCTTGACAGGCACAGATGAACATGGGTTAAAGATACAGAAGTCCGCAGAGGAAAAGGGCATATCACCCAAGGAGCTTGCAGACCAAAATGCGGAGAACTTCAAGAAACTGTGGGAATTTATGAAAATAAGTTACGACAGATTCATAAGGACTACGGACGAGGAGCATGTAAGGTTCGTTCAGGAGATGTTCATAAAGAGTTACGAAAGGGGAGACATATACAAGGGTGAGTATGAAGGATATTACTGTGTAGGCTGTGAGGAGTTTAAGCCCGAGAGCGAACTCCTTGACGGAAATATCTGCCCCATACACTTAAGACCCTGCGAGTATCTAAAAGAACCTTCTTACTTCTTCAGACTTTCCAAGTATGGGGAAGAGCTTTTGAGACTTTACGAATGGCATCAGGACTTTATTATGCCCGAATACAGGAAGAACGAGGTTGTGAGTTTCGTAAAACAGGGACTTAAAGACCTTTCTGTCACAAGACCTACAGCCAGGGTGAGGTGGGGTATAGAAGTACCCTTTGACAAAGAACAAACCATATACGTATGGTTTGACGCCCTCTTCAATTACATATCCGCACTTTGGGACAGACCTCACTACTGGCCTGCCGATCTGCATCTTGTAGGCAAAGACATCTTGAGGTTTCACGCGGTTTATTGGCCTGCCTTCCTCATGTCCGTGGGCTATCAAGTGCCTGAGCGTATCTTTGCTCACGGCTGGTGGAAAGTGGAAGGTAAAAAGATGTCCAAATCCTTAGGTAACGTCATAGATCCCTACAGGATGGTTAAAGACTATGGGCTTGATGAGATGAGATACTTCCTTTTGAGGGAGGTACCTTTCGGTCAAGATGGGGACATAACACAAGAAGGTTTGAGAAACAGACTCACTGGAGAGCTTTCCAACGAGATAGGAAACTTATTTAGCAGAGTGAGTGCTATGCTAATAAGGTACACAGGGGGAAGCGCATCTGGAGAGAAAGATAGAGTTTACGAAGTTTTTTGCAGGGAAGTCATAAGAGATTACGAACAAAGAATGAAGAATTTAGATTTCTATAACGCTCTTGAGGCTGTGCTGAAGCTTTCCAGTTTTTTAAACAAGTATGTGGATGAGAAAGCACCTTGGAGTTTAGCCAAATCTGATGAGGGAAAACTCAGAAGTATCCTCTACAATCTAACGGATGGTCTTTTTGTCCTTGCCTACCTTTTACAACCCTTTATGCCTGAGAAGATGGAAACTGTAGTTAAAAATATGAGCTTGGGGAAAGTGGTCAAGAACATAGAGCCGTACACCTTTAGCTCCTACACCCTTAAAGAAAAGCTCCTTCTATTTCCAAGAAGGATATAA
- the speE gene encoding polyamine aminopropyltransferase, producing the protein MMDVFFIERDPYAPVRHCYPVSKILYEGKSEYQEIMVIESPNFGKVLVLDGVAQCDERFEFIYHEFISHIPLYAHPNPENVLIIGGGDGGALREVLKHKEVKRAVLVDIDREVIEVSKRFFPTMSVAFEDPRVIVLNEDGYRYVQDYEQEFDVIIVDSTDPVGFAHVLTTDEFFRYVFRALKEDGIYVGQTESIHYHADIVRRVQKSLKKVFSVVDLYTAVIPGYAGYWWTFSIASKKHPVREPSRQVSVQTKLYSADMHRHAFLPESFYKKLMSGEY; encoded by the coding sequence ATGATGGATGTGTTCTTCATTGAGCGTGATCCTTACGCTCCCGTAAGACATTGCTATCCTGTTTCCAAGATCCTTTACGAGGGCAAAAGCGAGTATCAGGAGATAATGGTTATTGAATCTCCTAACTTTGGCAAGGTTTTAGTTCTTGATGGTGTAGCTCAGTGTGATGAGAGGTTTGAGTTTATTTATCATGAGTTTATATCGCACATCCCACTTTATGCACATCCTAACCCTGAAAATGTCCTCATAATAGGGGGAGGTGACGGCGGTGCTTTAAGGGAGGTACTAAAGCATAAGGAAGTAAAAAGGGCGGTTCTGGTTGACATAGACAGGGAAGTTATAGAGGTTTCAAAAAGATTTTTCCCTACCATGTCAGTAGCTTTTGAAGACCCAAGGGTCATAGTTTTGAATGAGGACGGCTACAGGTACGTGCAGGATTACGAGCAGGAGTTTGATGTGATAATAGTTGATTCTACGGATCCTGTTGGGTTTGCGCACGTCTTGACCACCGACGAGTTTTTCAGGTACGTTTTCAGGGCTTTGAAAGAAGATGGCATATACGTTGGTCAAACGGAATCCATCCACTATCATGCGGACATAGTTAGAAGGGTACAAAAGTCCCTCAAAAAGGTATTTTCCGTGGTGGATCTTTATACTGCGGTGATACCGGGATATGCAGGCTATTGGTGGACTTTTTCCATAGCGTCAAAAAAGCACCCTGTTAGAGAACCATCAAGACAGGTGAGCGTTCAGACCAAACTCTACAGTGCGGATATGCACAGACATGCATTCCTTCCAGAGAGCTTTTATAAAAAGCTCATGTCAGGTGAGTACTGA